A genomic window from Streptomyces mirabilis includes:
- a CDS encoding glycosyltransferase family 2 protein — MKAVTTSPQPEPDKAPDTDPAPVDAVLPCPVDVILPCLNEAEALPWVLARVPAGWRALVVDNGSTDGSAELARGLGATVVHETRRGFGAACHAGLRAATADIVCFCDCDASLDPARLLPFVSEVRDGEADLVLGRRRPQGPGAWPAHARAGNLALARMLRRRTGLRLHDLGPLRAARREPLLALGLTDRRSGYPLQMVVRAADAGWRVTEHDVPYLPRTGTSKVTGTWRGTWQAVRDMRRVLAEPPASSRHAVLTPSLASTDSRSQGGTSQ, encoded by the coding sequence GTGAAAGCCGTGACGACCTCTCCCCAACCCGAGCCGGACAAGGCCCCGGACACGGACCCGGCGCCCGTCGACGCGGTCCTCCCCTGTCCGGTCGACGTGATCCTCCCCTGCCTGAACGAGGCCGAGGCCCTCCCCTGGGTCCTCGCCCGCGTCCCCGCCGGGTGGCGCGCGCTGGTCGTGGACAACGGCTCCACGGACGGCTCGGCGGAGCTGGCCCGCGGCCTCGGCGCGACCGTCGTGCACGAGACGCGCCGCGGGTTCGGCGCCGCCTGCCACGCCGGTCTGCGAGCCGCCACCGCCGACATCGTGTGCTTCTGCGACTGCGACGCCTCGCTGGACCCGGCCCGGCTCCTGCCCTTCGTCAGCGAGGTGCGGGACGGCGAGGCCGACCTCGTGCTCGGGCGGCGCCGCCCACAGGGCCCGGGGGCCTGGCCCGCGCACGCCCGGGCCGGCAACCTCGCCCTCGCCCGGATGCTCCGCCGCCGCACCGGACTGCGCCTGCACGACCTCGGCCCCCTGCGTGCCGCCCGCCGCGAACCGCTGCTCGCCCTCGGCCTCACCGACCGCCGCAGCGGCTACCCGCTCCAGATGGTCGTGCGCGCCGCCGACGCCGGCTGGCGCGTCACCGAGCACGACGTGCCGTATCTGCCGCGCACCGGCACCTCCAAGGTCACCGGCACCTGGCGCGGCACCTGGCAGGCGGTACGGGACATGCGCCGCGTCCTCGCCGAGCCGCCCGCGTCGTCGCGCCACGCCGTCCTCACCCCTTCCCTCGCCTCCACGGATTCCCGTTCCCAGGGAGGAACCAGCCAGTGA
- a CDS encoding class I SAM-dependent methyltransferase, producing MSTAHGTTTPPGVPGPRPWSADPYSDALVTGRGPLFLRRTDGWLLPLEVERWCARADAVDLTVLARCEGTVLDVGCGPGRLVAELAARGRPALGIDVSEAAVAHTVRLGGQALRRSVFEPLPGEGRWDTALLLDGNVGIGGDPTALLHRMGQLLTPRGLLIVETLADVDVDERVSVHIVRVADPRGTAGPAFPWARLGTPALLRHAARAGWHREGQWSAGGRSFVALRNRDGRDGPDDRADRDDRNSRRTSSAAEPPKSTAVINSQRARKPSPESPVANR from the coding sequence ATGAGCACCGCGCACGGGACGACGACACCGCCGGGGGTGCCCGGCCCGCGCCCCTGGTCCGCCGACCCCTACTCGGACGCCCTGGTCACCGGCCGGGGCCCGCTCTTCCTCCGGCGCACCGACGGCTGGCTGCTGCCCCTGGAGGTGGAGCGCTGGTGCGCACGGGCCGACGCGGTGGACCTGACGGTGCTCGCGCGCTGCGAGGGGACCGTGCTCGACGTGGGCTGCGGGCCGGGGCGGCTCGTCGCCGAACTCGCCGCCCGGGGCCGGCCCGCGCTCGGCATCGACGTCAGTGAGGCGGCCGTCGCGCACACCGTCCGGCTCGGCGGGCAGGCCCTGCGGCGCTCCGTCTTCGAGCCGCTCCCCGGTGAGGGCCGGTGGGACACCGCGCTCCTCCTCGACGGCAATGTCGGTATCGGCGGCGACCCGACCGCCCTGCTCCACCGGATGGGCCAACTCCTCACCCCCCGCGGACTGTTGATCGTCGAGACCCTCGCGGACGTGGACGTCGACGAACGGGTCAGCGTCCACATCGTCCGGGTCGCCGACCCCCGGGGCACGGCGGGACCGGCCTTCCCGTGGGCCCGCCTCGGCACCCCGGCGCTGCTCCGGCACGCGGCACGCGCGGGCTGGCACCGGGAGGGTCAGTGGTCGGCCGGGGGCCGCTCGTTCGTCGCCCTGCGCAACCGCGACGGGCGCGACGGCCCGGACGACCGCGCTGACCGGGACGACCGGAACAGCCGCAGGACGAGCAGCGCCGCCGAGCCCCCGAAGAGCACCGCAGTGATCAACAGCCAGCGGGCCAGGAAGCCGTCGCCCGAGAGCCCGGTGGCCAACCGGTAG
- a CDS encoding permease, whose protein sequence is MQKTDERAVGADEPSTGAEADVAVAVPAAGASASGRRRDWPRHWPLLLGACALSGPAFYVLSRWMEQPAMQAWRTVALAVTVQALPFLLLGTALSGAINAFVPARVFTRVLPRRPVLAVPVAGVAGVVLPGCECASVPVANSLIGRGVTPAAAFAFLLSAPAINPVVLTATAIAFPGHPEMVLARLLASLATAAVMGWLWLFLGRDTWLKPVVRHTGHEPEQSRLREFRRGFQHDFLHAGGFLVLGAMAAATFNVAVPRTVLDAFSGSPWLSVLFLAALAILLAVCSEADAFVAASLTGFSPVARLAFMVVGPMVDLKLIALQAGTFGRAFAVRFSTATTVVAILCSALIGGVLL, encoded by the coding sequence GTGCAGAAGACAGACGAACGGGCCGTGGGGGCGGACGAACCGTCCACGGGGGCTGAGGCGGACGTGGCCGTCGCGGTCCCCGCGGCGGGGGCGAGTGCCAGCGGTCGCCGGCGCGACTGGCCCCGCCACTGGCCCCTTCTGCTCGGAGCGTGCGCGCTGTCCGGGCCCGCGTTCTACGTCCTCAGCCGGTGGATGGAACAACCGGCCATGCAGGCCTGGCGCACCGTCGCTCTCGCCGTCACCGTGCAGGCGCTGCCGTTCCTGCTGCTCGGCACGGCGCTGTCCGGCGCGATCAACGCGTTCGTGCCGGCCCGGGTGTTCACCCGGGTGCTGCCCCGGCGGCCCGTGCTCGCCGTCCCGGTCGCCGGAGTCGCCGGAGTCGTCCTGCCCGGCTGCGAATGCGCGTCGGTGCCGGTCGCCAACAGCCTGATCGGCCGCGGTGTCACCCCGGCCGCCGCGTTCGCGTTCCTGCTCTCGGCACCCGCCATCAACCCGGTCGTGCTGACCGCCACCGCCATCGCCTTCCCCGGCCACCCCGAGATGGTCCTGGCCCGGCTGCTCGCCTCGCTCGCCACCGCCGCCGTGATGGGCTGGCTGTGGCTCTTCCTGGGCCGCGACACATGGCTCAAGCCTGTCGTACGGCACACCGGGCACGAGCCCGAGCAGAGCCGCCTGCGGGAGTTCCGGCGCGGCTTCCAGCACGACTTCCTGCACGCGGGCGGCTTCCTGGTCCTCGGGGCCATGGCGGCGGCGACGTTCAACGTGGCGGTCCCGCGCACCGTGCTCGACGCGTTCTCCGGCTCTCCCTGGCTGTCGGTGCTATTCCTGGCCGCGCTCGCCATCCTGCTCGCGGTGTGCTCCGAGGCCGACGCCTTCGTCGCGGCCTCGCTCACCGGCTTCTCGCCCGTCGCCCGGCTGGCGTTCATGGTCGTCGGACCGATGGTCGACCTGAAACTGATCGCCCTTCAGGCGGGCACCTTCGGCCGGGCCTTCGCGGTCCGTTTCTCCACGGCCACGACGGTCGTCGCGATCCTGTGCAGCGCGCTCATCGGAGGAGTCCTGCTGTGA
- a CDS encoding glycosyltransferase, translating into MTTLLVIAKEPRPGRVKTRLTPPFTPREAALLAEASLVDTLRTVAATPARRRVLVLDGAAGDWLPAGFDVVPQCAGGLDERLAAAFAGCAGPALLIGMDTPQVTPALLTVNFADCDAYFGPAEDGGFWALGLAAPDPELLRGVPMSTPTTGAVQRERLVAAGLRVRDLPRLRDVDTAADAEAVAALAPPGSRFAAELGRLRTATGR; encoded by the coding sequence GTGACGACGCTCCTCGTCATCGCCAAGGAACCGCGACCCGGCCGGGTCAAGACCCGCCTCACCCCGCCGTTCACGCCCCGGGAGGCGGCGCTGCTCGCCGAGGCGTCCCTCGTGGACACCCTGCGCACGGTGGCGGCGACCCCGGCACGGCGCCGGGTGCTCGTGCTCGACGGAGCGGCCGGCGACTGGCTGCCGGCCGGCTTCGACGTCGTACCGCAGTGCGCGGGCGGCCTCGACGAACGGCTGGCCGCCGCCTTCGCGGGCTGCGCCGGTCCCGCCCTGCTCATCGGCATGGACACCCCGCAGGTGACGCCCGCGCTCCTCACCGTCAACTTCGCCGACTGCGACGCGTACTTCGGCCCGGCCGAGGACGGCGGCTTCTGGGCCCTCGGGCTCGCCGCCCCCGATCCGGAGCTGCTGCGGGGCGTGCCGATGTCGACGCCCACGACGGGTGCGGTGCAGCGGGAGCGGCTCGTCGCCGCCGGGCTGCGCGTGCGCGACCTGCCCCGCCTCCGGGACGTCGACACGGCCGCCGACGCGGAGGCGGTCGCCGCCCTCGCGCCGCCCGGCAGCCGCTTCGCCGCCGAGCTCGGACGTCTGCGGACGGCCACCGGGCGATGA
- a CDS encoding NAD-dependent epimerase/dehydratase family protein, whose protein sequence is MRVLVTGGAGFIGSHVVEALTAHGHEAVVFDLRDGLDVRDAEAVGAALTGVDAVCHQAAMVGLGKGFDDAVAYVSRNDLGTAVLLTAMADAGVRHLVLAGSMVVYGEGAYGCEWHGPVRPGPRTVADLDAGRFEPRCPRCGEELTPGLVREDAPVDPRNVYATTKLAQEHLAAAWARSTDGSAVSLRYHNVYGPRMPRDTPYAGVASFFRSALARGEAPRVFEDGGQRRDFVHVRDVAAANVAALEAGSRSGALTVYNTGSGEPHTVGEMARALATAHGGPEPVVTGEYRLGDVRHVTADSARLRAELGWKPETGFAEGMREFATARLRGE, encoded by the coding sequence ATGCGAGTACTGGTCACCGGCGGTGCCGGGTTCATCGGGTCCCATGTCGTCGAGGCGCTGACCGCGCACGGGCACGAGGCGGTCGTGTTCGACCTGCGCGACGGCCTGGACGTACGGGACGCCGAGGCGGTCGGCGCGGCGCTGACGGGCGTGGACGCCGTGTGCCATCAGGCGGCGATGGTGGGGCTGGGGAAGGGGTTCGACGACGCGGTCGCGTACGTGTCGCGCAACGACCTGGGCACGGCGGTGCTGCTCACCGCGATGGCCGACGCGGGGGTGCGCCACCTCGTGCTCGCCGGGTCGATGGTCGTGTACGGCGAGGGCGCGTACGGGTGTGAGTGGCACGGGCCGGTACGTCCCGGGCCCCGGACCGTCGCCGATCTCGACGCGGGGCGGTTCGAGCCCCGCTGCCCGCGGTGCGGCGAGGAACTGACACCCGGTCTGGTGCGCGAGGACGCTCCGGTCGACCCCCGGAACGTGTACGCGACCACCAAGCTGGCCCAGGAGCATCTGGCGGCGGCCTGGGCCCGGTCGACGGACGGTTCGGCGGTGTCACTGCGCTACCACAACGTGTACGGGCCCAGGATGCCGCGCGACACCCCCTACGCGGGCGTCGCCTCGTTCTTCCGGTCCGCGCTGGCCCGGGGCGAGGCGCCGCGGGTCTTCGAGGACGGCGGGCAGCGACGGGACTTCGTGCACGTACGGGATGTGGCCGCGGCCAATGTGGCGGCCCTGGAGGCGGGTTCGCGCTCCGGGGCCCTCACCGTCTACAACACCGGGAGCGGCGAGCCGCACACGGTCGGCGAGATGGCCCGGGCCCTGGCCACCGCCCACGGCGGGCCCGAGCCCGTGGTGACCGGGGAGTACCGCCTCGGCGACGTACGCCACGTCACGGCCGACTCCGCACGGCTGCGCGCCGAGCTGGGCTGGAAGCCCGAGACCGGCTTCGCGGAGGGGATGCGGGAGTTCGCGACGGCGAGGCTGCGCGGGGAGTAG
- a CDS encoding TIGR03943 family putative permease subunit has translation MKRPLQVTLLVLSGLGLLHASLFTDLSLRFVKEGMRPMLVASGVLLLVLGVAEAWSSQKPVSGDAADSHGHGHGHDQDDDHGHDHSTVPRIAWLLFLPALSLLFYAPPALGAYTAAREAPKAVTEQRYFDPLPATSPIPLTLTQFTSRVQQDHKRDIGGRSVRMTGFVTPDEGADGWYLTRIIFTCCAADAQSVKVRIHGAAALPANTWVTVTGTWHPGGTLGTSSAPAALDARTVKKVAKPVNAYTDALPLF, from the coding sequence GTGAAACGCCCCCTCCAGGTGACCCTGCTCGTCCTCAGCGGCCTCGGCCTGCTGCACGCCTCGCTCTTCACCGACCTGAGCCTCAGGTTCGTCAAGGAGGGGATGCGTCCGATGCTGGTCGCGTCGGGGGTGCTGCTGCTCGTGCTGGGCGTGGCGGAGGCGTGGTCGAGCCAGAAGCCGGTCAGCGGCGACGCCGCCGACAGTCACGGTCACGGTCACGGTCACGACCAAGACGACGACCACGGCCACGACCACTCCACCGTGCCCCGTATCGCCTGGCTGCTCTTCCTCCCCGCGCTGAGTCTGCTCTTCTACGCCCCGCCGGCCCTCGGCGCGTACACCGCCGCCCGCGAGGCGCCCAAGGCCGTCACGGAGCAGAGGTACTTCGACCCGCTGCCCGCGACCTCGCCGATCCCGCTGACGCTCACCCAGTTCACCAGCCGGGTGCAGCAGGACCACAAGCGGGACATCGGGGGCCGTAGCGTCCGGATGACCGGTTTCGTCACGCCCGACGAGGGGGCCGACGGCTGGTACCTGACCAGGATCATCTTCACCTGCTGCGCGGCGGACGCCCAGTCCGTGAAGGTGCGGATCCATGGGGCGGCGGCCCTGCCCGCCAACACCTGGGTGACCGTCACCGGGACGTGGCACCCGGGCGGAACGCTGGGCACGAGTTCCGCCCCGGCCGCGCTGGACGCCCGTACCGTCAAGAAGGTCGCCAAGCCGGTGAACGCGTACACGGACGCCCTCCCGCTGTTCTAG
- a CDS encoding Cof-type HAD-IIB family hydrolase → MPLSHAATAAATTTPLALATPQSPEGAADIRLIVTDMDGTLLDDAKRIPDGLWSLLTELRRRDVLFCPASGRQYATLAKEFADAGQGMVFIAENGTYVVRDGVELSSDPLDPSVAARIVTTTRGLRAEGVDVGAVVCGKRSAYVERTDEAFLAEARQYYTRLQPVPDATAVDDEILKVALFDFGPVERTTAPALRPFTSTHQVVVSGAHWVDIMNVTADKGAAVRRLQDDLGITPAQTMVFGDYLNDLEMLDTAEWSFAMANAHPAIIDRARHLAPSNNENGVLRTITRLLHLPPV, encoded by the coding sequence ATGCCCCTTTCTCACGCCGCAACCGCCGCCGCCACGACCACCCCCCTGGCCCTCGCCACGCCGCAGTCCCCGGAGGGAGCCGCCGACATCCGGCTCATCGTCACCGACATGGACGGCACGCTCCTGGACGACGCCAAGCGCATACCCGACGGCTTGTGGTCGCTCCTGACCGAGCTGCGCCGACGGGACGTGCTCTTCTGCCCGGCGAGCGGCCGTCAGTACGCCACCCTGGCCAAGGAGTTCGCCGACGCGGGGCAGGGCATGGTGTTCATCGCCGAGAACGGCACCTACGTCGTACGGGACGGCGTGGAGCTCAGCTCCGACCCGTTGGACCCGTCCGTCGCCGCGCGCATCGTCACCACGACACGGGGGCTGCGGGCCGAGGGCGTGGACGTCGGCGCGGTGGTCTGCGGCAAGCGGTCCGCGTACGTCGAACGGACCGACGAAGCGTTCCTGGCCGAGGCCCGGCAGTACTACACCCGGCTCCAGCCCGTCCCGGACGCGACCGCCGTCGACGACGAGATCCTCAAGGTCGCCCTCTTCGACTTCGGACCCGTGGAGCGGACCACCGCCCCGGCCCTGCGGCCCTTCACCTCGACCCACCAGGTCGTCGTCTCCGGCGCACACTGGGTCGACATCATGAACGTCACCGCCGACAAGGGCGCCGCCGTACGCCGTCTCCAGGACGACCTGGGCATCACACCCGCGCAGACGATGGTGTTCGGCGACTACCTCAACGACCTCGAAATGCTCGACACCGCCGAGTGGTCCTTCGCCATGGCCAACGCCCACCCCGCCATCATCGACCGGGCCCGCCACCTCGCCCCGTCCAACAACGAGAACGGCGTCCTGCGCACGATCACCCGCCTGCTGCACCTGCCGCCCGTGTGA
- a CDS encoding L,D-transpeptidase family protein has product MASFTRRPASPRRRLRTPLTVAGALVVLSVTLAGCGSTHVASAGGAREATGASGTTQARPGRPAPDGAESAAPVVPARLPGVGPGTLAGIPGNARQVVLVTGRGKDSPVSQVLLYRRTGAGWERGATWPAHNALKGWTDDHHAGDLRSPIGVFTLTDAGGLRPDPGTKLPYARSVGFTIAGTGFEGESLAGSFDYVVAINYNHEPGTSPLDWTRPLGAGKGGGIWLHVDHGGPTHGCVSLAQEHLKELMRALDPAQHPVIVMGDAKSLAR; this is encoded by the coding sequence ATGGCTTCCTTCACCCGTCGCCCGGCCTCCCCCCGACGGCGTCTCCGCACGCCGTTGACCGTCGCCGGGGCCCTGGTCGTCCTGTCCGTCACGCTCGCCGGATGCGGGAGCACCCACGTCGCGTCGGCCGGCGGCGCCCGGGAGGCGACCGGCGCCTCCGGTACGACGCAGGCCAGGCCCGGGCGGCCCGCACCGGACGGTGCGGAGTCCGCCGCGCCGGTCGTGCCGGCGCGGCTGCCGGGTGTCGGCCCTGGGACGCTGGCCGGGATACCCGGGAACGCGCGGCAGGTCGTCCTGGTCACCGGCCGGGGCAAGGACTCCCCGGTGTCACAGGTGCTGCTGTACCGGCGTACGGGGGCGGGCTGGGAGCGGGGAGCGACCTGGCCGGCCCACAACGCCCTCAAGGGTTGGACGGACGACCATCACGCCGGTGATCTCCGCTCGCCCATCGGCGTGTTCACCCTCACCGACGCGGGCGGACTCCGGCCCGACCCCGGTACCAAGCTGCCCTACGCCCGGTCGGTCGGGTTCACCATCGCCGGTACGGGCTTCGAGGGGGAGTCGCTGGCCGGCTCCTTCGACTACGTCGTCGCGATCAACTACAACCACGAGCCGGGCACTTCACCCCTCGACTGGACCCGCCCGCTCGGCGCGGGCAAGGGCGGCGGCATCTGGCTGCACGTCGACCACGGGGGCCCCACGCACGGCTGTGTGAGCCTGGCCCAGGAGCACCTGAAGGAACTGATGCGCGCGCTGGATCCCGCCCAGCACCCGGTGATCGTCATGGGCGACGCCAAGTCCCTCGCCCGCTGA
- a CDS encoding molybdopterin-dependent oxidoreductase: protein MPRSPSSPAFWRSPLRGPWFTSVLGLVLLGGITVLFVTGLVSYAAYNPNLSPVNDMTPDKGLLGFYLFSWPTNPSWLYRLNQGVHVTLGITLIPVLLAKLWSVVPKLFTLPPVRSLAHGLERVSLLLLVGGALFEFTTGVLNVQLDYIFPGSFYPLHFYGAWVFFAAFVAHAVLRVPMALRNLRHLRDEEQRPPTEDELVAPDPDPPTVSRRGALGFVGGGSLVLFATTAGRNFDGPLRETAVLVPHGGPEPGSGPGGFQINKTAEAVGIDMRETSGETWRLVVEGRGRTVRLSRDELLKLPLHSAALPIACVEGWSTSDQWWRGVRLRDLAALVGYEEGTAPDVLVESLQRHGAFRHAALRYNQVRDPRSLLALFANGEDLTPDHGYPARIIVPAAPGVLNTKWVARMTFGEL, encoded by the coding sequence ATGCCACGGTCTCCCTCCTCCCCCGCGTTCTGGCGCAGCCCACTGCGCGGCCCCTGGTTCACCTCCGTGCTCGGCCTCGTCCTGCTCGGCGGCATCACCGTGCTGTTCGTCACGGGTCTCGTGTCGTACGCCGCCTACAACCCGAACCTGTCACCGGTGAACGACATGACCCCGGACAAGGGGCTGCTCGGCTTCTATCTCTTCTCCTGGCCGACGAACCCGTCCTGGTTGTACCGCCTCAACCAGGGCGTCCACGTCACGCTCGGGATCACGCTGATCCCCGTACTGCTGGCGAAGCTGTGGTCGGTCGTGCCGAAGCTGTTCACGCTGCCGCCGGTGCGGTCGCTCGCGCACGGGCTGGAGCGCGTCTCGCTGCTCCTGCTGGTCGGGGGCGCGCTGTTCGAGTTCACGACGGGGGTGCTGAACGTCCAGCTCGACTACATCTTCCCGGGCTCCTTCTACCCGCTGCACTTCTACGGGGCCTGGGTGTTCTTCGCCGCGTTCGTGGCACACGCCGTGCTGCGGGTGCCCATGGCGCTGCGCAATCTGCGTCATCTCCGCGACGAGGAGCAACGCCCCCCAACAGAAGACGAGTTGGTGGCACCGGATCCCGACCCGCCCACCGTCTCGCGGCGAGGCGCCCTCGGGTTCGTGGGCGGGGGATCGCTGGTGCTGTTCGCCACGACGGCGGGCCGCAACTTCGACGGGCCGCTGCGGGAGACGGCCGTACTCGTGCCGCACGGCGGCCCCGAACCGGGCAGCGGACCCGGCGGCTTCCAGATCAACAAGACGGCCGAGGCGGTCGGCATCGACATGCGCGAGACGTCCGGGGAGACATGGCGGCTGGTCGTCGAGGGGCGCGGGCGCACGGTCCGGCTGAGCCGGGACGAGCTGCTGAAACTCCCGCTCCACAGCGCCGCGTTGCCCATCGCCTGCGTGGAGGGCTGGTCGACCTCCGACCAGTGGTGGCGGGGGGTTCGGCTGCGGGACCTCGCGGCGCTCGTGGGATACGAGGAGGGCACGGCGCCCGACGTGCTGGTGGAGTCGTTGCAGCGGCACGGGGCCTTCCGGCACGCGGCCCTGCGCTACAACCAGGTGCGCGACCCGCGTTCCCTGCTGGCCCTGTTCGCCAACGGTGAGGACCTGACCCCCGACCACGGCTATCCCGCGCGGATCATCGTCCCCGCGGCGCCCGGCGTGCTCAACACCAAGTGGGTGGCCCGGATGACGTTCGGAGAACTGTGA
- a CDS encoding N-acetyltransferase — protein MTDRPFVPDDFAVPTELIAPHFRLEPLGPQHNASDHTAWSSSVEHIRATPGFEDGEWPPTDGMTLEANLADLRRHADDFARRRGFTYTVLDTVSGEVIGCVYIYPSRDDAHGTDVSSWVRADRAHLDAPLHDAVTAWLTTDWPLDTFTYRPRPRRLP, from the coding sequence ATGACCGACCGCCCCTTCGTCCCCGACGACTTCGCCGTCCCCACCGAGCTGATCGCCCCGCACTTCCGTCTGGAACCCCTGGGGCCTCAGCACAACGCCTCCGACCACACCGCCTGGTCCAGCAGCGTCGAACACATCCGTGCGACCCCGGGCTTCGAGGACGGGGAATGGCCCCCCACGGACGGAATGACCCTGGAGGCGAACCTCGCCGATCTGCGACGACACGCGGACGACTTCGCTCGCAGACGCGGATTCACGTACACCGTCCTCGACACCGTGAGTGGCGAGGTGATCGGCTGCGTCTACATCTATCCCTCCCGCGACGACGCCCACGGCACCGACGTGAGCTCCTGGGTCCGGGCGGACAGGGCCCACCTGGACGCGCCCCTGCACGACGCGGTCACGGCCTGGCTGACCACCGACTGGCCCCTCGACACCTTCACCTACCGGCCTCGCCCCCGTCGACTCCCCTGA
- a CDS encoding sensor histidine kinase yields the protein MQTVHSTHDMLLIALYAFLGAAAVGLLGAGTLWLIRRRSLTVSLAVVAAVAVTAMLAGTLAVAWAMFLSSHDLGVVTTVVAMAAVVSLATALLLGRWVVARSRALTLAARSFGDGGDFAAPDGAATAELAALSRELQATSAKLAESRDRERALESSRRELVAWISHDLRTPLAGLRAMSEALEDGVAADPDRYLRQIRTEVERLNDMVGDLFELSRIHAGTLALSPSRISLYDLVGDALAGADPLAREYGVRLVGDRIEPVPVEVDGKEMSRVLGNLLVNAIRRTPADGTVAVAAERSDTGVVLSVTDGCGGIPEEDLPRVFDTGWRGTHARTPPAGAGLGLAIVRGIVEAHQGQAAVHNVPGGCRFEVTLPMARA from the coding sequence ATGCAGACCGTGCACTCCACGCACGACATGCTGCTCATCGCCCTGTACGCCTTCCTCGGCGCCGCCGCGGTCGGGCTGCTCGGCGCGGGGACGCTGTGGCTGATCCGGCGGCGGTCGCTGACCGTGTCCCTCGCCGTCGTCGCCGCCGTGGCGGTCACCGCGATGCTCGCGGGGACGCTGGCCGTCGCCTGGGCGATGTTCCTGTCCTCGCACGACCTGGGCGTGGTCACGACCGTGGTGGCCATGGCGGCGGTGGTGTCCCTGGCGACGGCGCTGTTGCTGGGCCGTTGGGTGGTGGCCCGCAGCAGGGCGCTCACCCTCGCCGCGCGCTCCTTCGGCGACGGCGGCGACTTCGCGGCCCCCGACGGCGCGGCGACCGCCGAACTCGCCGCGCTGAGCCGGGAGTTGCAGGCGACCAGCGCGAAGCTCGCCGAGTCCCGCGACCGTGAACGCGCGCTGGAGAGCTCCCGCCGTGAACTCGTCGCCTGGATCTCGCACGACCTGCGCACCCCGCTCGCCGGACTGCGGGCGATGTCGGAGGCGCTGGAGGACGGGGTGGCCGCCGACCCGGACCGCTACCTCCGGCAGATCCGCACCGAGGTCGAACGCCTCAACGACATGGTCGGCGACCTCTTCGAACTCTCCCGCATACACGCCGGGACCCTCGCCCTGTCGCCGTCCCGCATCTCCCTCTACGACCTCGTCGGCGACGCCCTCGCGGGCGCGGACCCGCTGGCCCGCGAGTACGGCGTACGCCTGGTCGGGGACCGGATCGAGCCGGTGCCGGTCGAGGTGGACGGCAAGGAGATGAGCCGGGTGCTGGGCAACCTCCTCGTCAACGCGATCCGCCGGACCCCGGCCGACGGCACGGTCGCGGTCGCCGCCGAGCGCTCGGACACGGGCGTCGTCCTGTCCGTCACCGACGGCTGCGGCGGCATCCCGGAGGAGGACCTCCCGCGCGTCTTCGACACCGGCTGGCGCGGCACCCACGCCCGTACGCCTCCCGCCGGAGCGGGCCTGGGCCTGGCCATCGTCCGGGGCATCGTCGAGGCGCACCAGGGCCAGGCCGCCGTCCACAACGTCCCCGGCGGCTGCCGCTTCGAGGTCACCCTGCCCATGGCGAGGGCGTGA
- a CDS encoding response regulator transcription factor — MQQPYESAGTGPAQGGSGPSARILVVDDDPTVAEVVSGYLDRAGYVVDRAADGPAALARAAAHWPDLVVLDLMLPGMDGLEVCRRMRGHGPVPVIMLTARGDEDDRILGLEVGADDYVTKPFSPRELVLRVESVLRRSRPAAGTRPLRLAGLAVDPDARRATRNGEDLALTIREFDLLAFFLRNPGRAYSREDLMREVWGWDFGDLSTVTVHVRRLRGKVEEDPGRPRLIQTVWGVGYRFEEPTPHEAPTPHEEAV; from the coding sequence ATGCAGCAGCCGTACGAATCCGCAGGTACCGGACCTGCCCAGGGCGGGTCCGGGCCGAGCGCCCGCATCCTCGTCGTCGACGACGACCCCACCGTCGCCGAGGTGGTCTCCGGCTACCTCGACCGCGCCGGGTACGTCGTGGACCGGGCCGCGGACGGACCCGCCGCGCTCGCCCGGGCCGCCGCGCACTGGCCCGACCTGGTGGTGCTGGACCTGATGCTGCCGGGGATGGACGGCCTGGAGGTGTGCCGCAGGATGCGCGGCCACGGGCCCGTGCCGGTCATCATGCTCACCGCGCGCGGAGACGAGGACGACCGGATTCTCGGCCTGGAGGTGGGCGCCGACGACTACGTCACCAAGCCCTTCAGCCCCCGCGAACTGGTCCTGAGGGTGGAGTCGGTACTGCGCCGCAGCCGCCCCGCCGCGGGCACGCGCCCCCTCCGGCTGGCCGGTCTCGCCGTCGACCCCGACGCCCGCCGCGCCACCAGGAACGGCGAGGATCTCGCCCTCACCATCCGCGAGTTCGACCTGCTCGCGTTCTTCCTCCGCAATCCCGGCCGGGCGTACAGCCGCGAGGACCTGATGCGCGAGGTGTGGGGCTGGGACTTCGGCGACCTGTCGACGGTCACGGTCCACGTGCGCCGGCTGCGGGGCAAGGTCGAGGAGGATCCGGGCAGACCACGGCTGATCCAGACGGTCTGGGGGGTCGGTTACCGCTTCGAGGAGCCCACGCCCCACGAGGCCCCGACTCCCCACGAGGAGGCGGTCTGA